In the genome of Paludisphaera rhizosphaerae, one region contains:
- a CDS encoding LemA family protein, which yields MTVLWIVAGVVALALVYLAWTYNRLVSLSRRADGAWSDIDVQLKRRWDLVPALVETVKGYARHETGTLESVVKARTDATRAATVPERGETERDLAGAVGRLFAVAEAYPDLKAGRNFQELHRALVDIENNVQYARRYYNAVVRDLNTLIESFPSSLVASAAGFTPRGFFQIEEGERATPRVSFDASAKPESGEARP from the coding sequence GTGACGGTGCTCTGGATCGTGGCCGGCGTCGTGGCCCTGGCGCTGGTGTACCTGGCGTGGACGTACAACCGGCTGGTCAGCCTGAGCCGTCGGGCCGACGGCGCGTGGAGCGACATCGACGTCCAGCTCAAGCGGCGGTGGGACCTCGTCCCAGCGCTCGTCGAGACGGTCAAGGGCTACGCCCGGCATGAGACCGGGACGCTGGAGAGCGTCGTCAAGGCCCGCACCGACGCCACCCGCGCGGCCACCGTCCCTGAGCGCGGCGAGACCGAACGCGACCTCGCCGGCGCGGTCGGCCGTCTCTTCGCGGTGGCCGAGGCTTACCCCGATCTGAAGGCCGGCCGGAACTTCCAGGAGCTGCATCGAGCCCTCGTCGACATCGAGAACAATGTCCAGTACGCGCGGCGGTACTACAACGCCGTGGTCCGTGATCTGAACACGTTGATCGAATCGTTCCCCTCATCGCTGGTGGCCTCGGCGGCCGGGTTCACTCCCCGGGGCTTCTTCCAGATCGAGGAAGGCGAACGCGCCACGCCCCGCGTCTCCTTCGACGCCTCCGCGAAGCCCGAATCCGGGGAGGCACGGCCTTGA
- a CDS encoding DUF2207 domain-containing protein — protein MHNSLGVRVAALVLAAVLAGGASQAQAQLDDGWSIARLDVDVAIHPDAGLDVVETIDADFARAKHGILREIPVRYAVGMHQYALRFRLLGVDDGEGRTWPASVSYESNLVKIKIGDPDRVVRGRNRYRIRYHVQRAILWEGNQAWEDGGRAVLRWNATGTEWQVPIAHSVVTVHLPRDLNDAQLAYDAWVGRYGAKGRDFRKRRIDPSTIEYETGPLNAREGITVEVVMPSDAVARPGWTTQLRWWLVDNFPYAVFPITAALCFFAWLTKGRDHPGLGTIVVGYEPPDNLTPAEVGTLIDEKVDLQDISASIIDMAVRGYLRIEDVARGGWFSSGNDYRFIRLKGPSGLKPFEKRLYDQIFQGGADSVLLSELREEFYPVLPVVTNELYRTLSKNQYFDGHPENVRTGFLAFGLVCVAAAIALSAFIQLALIDRIFFIPVIVAAVLSAASVVATSRYMSRKTRKGRIAWEKIAGLEEFIRRAEVDEIREQERRGVFERLLPYAIIFGLSDRWGKAFADLYRTPPDWYRPSNPDDFSTWVLINDMDRSMWMMNRTFPTQPRAQIETGSGRGGGYSWSSGGFGGGGSSGGGFGGGGGSSW, from the coding sequence ATGCACAACAGCCTGGGCGTCCGCGTGGCAGCGCTGGTTCTGGCGGCGGTGCTCGCAGGCGGAGCGTCCCAGGCCCAGGCCCAGCTTGACGACGGCTGGTCGATTGCCCGCCTCGACGTCGACGTCGCGATTCACCCCGACGCCGGCCTCGACGTCGTGGAGACCATCGACGCCGACTTCGCCAGGGCCAAGCACGGCATCCTCCGCGAGATCCCCGTCCGTTACGCCGTGGGCATGCACCAGTACGCCCTGCGCTTCCGGCTGCTGGGGGTGGACGACGGCGAAGGGCGGACGTGGCCGGCGTCGGTCTCTTATGAGTCGAACCTGGTGAAGATCAAGATCGGCGACCCCGATCGCGTCGTTCGGGGGCGGAACCGCTACCGGATTCGATACCACGTCCAGCGGGCCATCCTCTGGGAGGGGAATCAGGCGTGGGAGGATGGCGGGCGAGCCGTGCTGCGCTGGAACGCCACGGGGACCGAGTGGCAGGTGCCGATCGCGCATTCCGTGGTGACGGTCCATCTCCCGCGCGACCTGAACGACGCCCAACTGGCCTACGACGCCTGGGTCGGCCGCTACGGCGCCAAGGGCCGCGACTTCCGCAAGCGACGGATCGACCCCAGCACGATCGAGTACGAGACCGGCCCCCTGAACGCCCGCGAGGGGATCACCGTCGAGGTCGTCATGCCGTCCGACGCCGTCGCCCGGCCGGGCTGGACCACGCAACTGCGATGGTGGCTCGTGGACAACTTCCCGTACGCCGTCTTCCCGATCACCGCCGCCCTCTGCTTCTTCGCCTGGCTCACCAAGGGCCGCGACCACCCCGGGCTGGGGACGATCGTCGTCGGCTACGAACCCCCGGACAACCTCACCCCGGCGGAGGTCGGCACGCTGATCGATGAGAAGGTCGACCTCCAGGACATCTCGGCCTCCATCATCGACATGGCCGTCCGCGGCTATCTCCGCATCGAGGACGTCGCTCGCGGCGGCTGGTTCTCCTCGGGGAACGACTACCGATTCATCCGTCTGAAGGGGCCTTCCGGGCTCAAGCCGTTCGAGAAGCGGCTGTACGACCAGATCTTCCAGGGCGGGGCCGACTCGGTCTTGCTGAGCGAGCTTCGCGAGGAGTTCTACCCGGTCCTGCCGGTGGTTACCAACGAGCTGTACCGGACGCTGAGCAAGAACCAGTACTTCGACGGCCACCCGGAGAACGTCCGCACCGGCTTCCTGGCGTTCGGCCTGGTCTGCGTGGCGGCGGCGATCGCCCTGTCGGCCTTCATCCAACTCGCGCTGATCGACCGGATCTTCTTTATACCCGTGATCGTCGCAGCGGTCCTGTCGGCCGCGTCGGTGGTGGCGACGAGTCGATATATGTCGAGGAAGACGCGCAAGGGGCGGATCGCCTGGGAGAAGATCGCCGGCCTGGAGGAGTTCATCCGCCGGGCCGAGGTGGACGAGATCCGCGAGCAGGAGCGGCGGGGCGTCTTCGAGCGGCTCTTGCCGTACGCGATCATCTTCGGCCTCTCCGACCGCTGGGGCAAGGCGTTCGCCGACCTCTACCGGACGCCCCCCGACTGGTACCGCCCATCCAACCCGGACGACTTCTCCACCTGGGTCCTGATCAACGACATGGACCGTTCCATGTGGATGATGAACCGGACCTTCCCTACCCAGCCCCGCGCCCAGATCGAAACCGGCTCCGGCCGAGGCGGCGGCTACAGTTGGTCCTCCGGCGGTTTCGGCGGCGGCGGCTCCTCCGGCGGCGGCTTCGGCGGCGGCGGCGGCTCCTCCTGGTGA
- a CDS encoding NB-ARC domain-containing protein, which produces MTPPRQSRVEGLPAVSPEFVERSNAADAIRKALEGETPASSTAVISALHGLGGVGKTALAASVVTGLADSGAFPDGIFWLTLGEESTEPQRLAWLGDLVHFFGDSAYQARETAPTSARLRSLLRGKRALIVVDDAWAAEHLEPFRVVDKTSRLLVTTRDASAVPGVAPIKLGAMSPAEARELIDKRLTHPLRANEEALAAELAEELGNLPLALALAASEVNGGVPWGELLKEFRKEVADLRILEPPGTEEKNESDQRRLNLSVRASFRVGLRRMSSEERERFAWLGVFQEDASVIPEHLTRLWTCDLPKARKSFRYLHDKSLLAPGVPLPDGTPTYRLHDLLRHEAIHLLTSPTGPKEAFELPGLGLDLADAHGRYLDLSRGRADVPWHAVAEDGYLYDHLIWHLEQAGRFDEIHVLLWTEDEAGKNGWHRARLRLGQLSGYFADVERAWQLADDEFASDPSPAAMIRQVRCSLIRASTLGSVIPFELLKAAVDSGTLTAEAALTYARCCPDLAEGVRSRIALISHFGPAVKRSLIAEALENLLPIIGGHRGIEALASLAPLLNSAQLSGALESVLTIRTEERRVQALAILAPALNHQQRPYALNAALAAALTITDASTRASELIRLAPLLDGQDRGRAIDAALESTRTVTPGISCVKVVVELTPFLDDPQRTRVLDAVLGHALSIPQATTRAHVLTLLAPILNGQQRTRALDAALPSALAIPKEEARVHILAKLIPTLDNLHRATALESALGSALAIARVDGRIEALMNLIPLLDNSQRAHILGLALESALAITHATSRVGSLLRLIPLLDDSQKFMAVDATLASLTGMRSNGSHTGVLRTLAPMLDTSRVECALKAASAISDEQTRARALIALARRLEGEARAYALENALAIALAAREESGCAQLLATMAPLLDEQQRGHALNIVLTMHDEQQLADAVIALIPLLNADQRACKLDEILLAASTIANPHHRAKLLTTLAPSLNERQRDLALDAAFDIENECRRAQALSGLAPFLNEHQRRLAVDSALSISDAPPRASALTALAEGLSEPNRACILNDALLTASTIGNEHTRVEILAALIPDLSEPQRTSAIADASEAASAIPGPYNRFRAFKALAATLDGTMRGRALDAALVAASSMPRGEHRVTTLATLAHELGDQRRVHVFDESIDDALSIPEKPQRARTLVKLANCLCGPWQVRAIDEALMTASEVRGGYFRGSILQELARFPEPSIQARIADLTCSLEDSGSSIEESAAVLPLLTGMNRESVSKQYRHHWPSYLHEQTRSCSPPLLRSDLISRVFMQYLASPEAIDGPPLMKGLAETIVAVGRWWP; this is translated from the coding sequence GTGACCCCTCCGCGCCAGTCGCGTGTGGAGGGGCTTCCAGCGGTATCGCCCGAGTTCGTTGAGCGTTCCAATGCGGCCGACGCAATCCGCAAGGCGTTGGAAGGCGAAACGCCAGCCTCGTCGACAGCCGTCATCAGCGCTCTCCACGGCCTGGGAGGTGTCGGCAAAACCGCTCTGGCGGCAAGTGTCGTGACAGGCTTGGCTGACTCGGGGGCGTTCCCGGACGGGATCTTCTGGCTGACTCTGGGAGAGGAATCGACCGAGCCTCAGCGCCTGGCCTGGCTCGGAGATCTGGTCCACTTCTTCGGGGACTCTGCCTATCAGGCTCGAGAGACTGCCCCCACCTCGGCGCGTTTGCGCAGCCTGCTACGAGGCAAGCGAGCCCTAATCGTCGTCGACGACGCTTGGGCGGCCGAGCACCTGGAGCCGTTTCGGGTCGTCGACAAGACCAGTCGGCTTCTCGTCACCACCCGCGACGCCTCGGCCGTTCCCGGCGTCGCGCCGATCAAGCTGGGTGCGATGTCGCCCGCCGAGGCCCGCGAGTTGATCGACAAGAGGTTGACCCATCCGCTACGCGCCAATGAAGAAGCCCTCGCAGCAGAACTGGCTGAAGAGTTGGGCAACCTGCCCCTGGCGTTGGCGTTGGCCGCCTCCGAAGTTAACGGCGGCGTGCCATGGGGCGAACTTCTGAAAGAGTTCCGGAAGGAAGTCGCCGATCTGCGGATCCTGGAACCTCCAGGCACGGAGGAGAAGAACGAATCAGATCAGCGACGTCTCAACCTGAGCGTCCGTGCTAGCTTCCGCGTCGGCCTAAGGAGAATGTCCAGCGAAGAACGCGAGCGATTCGCCTGGTTGGGTGTGTTCCAAGAGGACGCATCCGTAATCCCCGAACATCTGACCCGCCTTTGGACCTGCGATCTCCCCAAAGCCCGCAAGTCGTTTCGCTACCTCCACGACAAGTCCCTTCTAGCCCCAGGCGTCCCCCTCCCCGACGGTACGCCCACGTACCGCCTTCACGACCTGTTGCGCCACGAAGCAATCCACCTACTCACTTCACCGACCGGACCCAAAGAGGCATTCGAACTCCCCGGCCTCGGCCTCGACCTCGCCGATGCGCACGGCCGCTATCTCGATCTCTCCCGCGGCCGAGCCGACGTCCCTTGGCACGCCGTCGCTGAAGACGGCTACCTCTACGACCACCTGATCTGGCACTTGGAGCAAGCCGGCCGCTTCGACGAAATTCATGTCCTTCTCTGGACCGAGGACGAGGCCGGCAAGAACGGCTGGCATCGGGCGCGTCTCCGCCTCGGCCAACTCTCCGGCTACTTCGCCGATGTTGAACGCGCCTGGCAGCTCGCCGACGACGAATTCGCCAGCGACCCATCCCCAGCCGCCATGATCCGTCAAGTTCGCTGTTCGCTCATCCGGGCTTCCACCCTAGGCTCCGTAATTCCGTTCGAGCTTCTGAAAGCCGCCGTCGATTCGGGGACACTGACGGCCGAAGCTGCCCTGACGTACGCCCGTTGTTGTCCCGACCTAGCCGAAGGAGTCAGGTCGCGTATCGCCCTCATCTCCCACTTCGGACCGGCGGTGAAACGCTCGCTCATCGCAGAAGCCCTTGAAAACTTGCTCCCCATCATCGGCGGACATCGTGGGATCGAAGCGCTCGCGAGTTTGGCTCCGCTGTTAAATAGCGCGCAGCTATCGGGCGCGCTCGAATCTGTACTGACCATCCGCACGGAGGAAAGACGCGTCCAGGCGTTGGCGATACTGGCACCGGCGCTTAACCACCAACAGCGGCCATACGCTCTCAACGCCGCCCTCGCCGCCGCCTTGACCATCACTGACGCATCGACGCGCGCCTCTGAACTAATCAGGTTGGCACCACTGCTAGACGGCCAAGATCGGGGCCGCGCGATCGACGCAGCCCTTGAATCCACACGGACCGTCACTCCAGGAATATCCTGCGTGAAAGTCGTCGTCGAATTAACGCCGTTTCTAGACGACCCACAACGAACCCGCGTCCTCGATGCCGTCCTCGGCCACGCATTATCTATTCCCCAAGCGACCACGCGTGCCCATGTATTGACTTTGTTGGCCCCTATCCTGAACGGACAACAGAGGACACGAGCTCTTGACGCCGCCCTCCCCTCAGCCTTGGCCATCCCCAAAGAAGAGGCCAGGGTTCACATTCTTGCCAAATTAATTCCAACCCTCGACAACCTGCACCGAGCCACCGCTCTCGAATCCGCGCTTGGTTCGGCACTTGCCATCGCGCGAGTAGACGGACGTATCGAAGCGCTGATGAATCTGATCCCCTTGCTGGATAACTCGCAACGGGCGCATATCCTCGGACTTGCGCTCGAATCCGCACTGGCCATCACCCATGCCACTTCCCGCGTGGGTTCGTTGCTTCGGTTGATTCCGTTGCTGGATGATTCCCAGAAGTTCATGGCCGTCGACGCAACGCTCGCCTCCCTCACAGGCATGAGAAGTAACGGCTCCCATACCGGTGTATTGAGAACATTGGCACCCATGCTGGATACCTCCCGTGTGGAATGCGCTCTTAAGGCCGCCTCAGCCATCAGCGACGAGCAGACCCGCGCGAGGGCCTTGATCGCTTTGGCACGGAGACTGGAAGGCGAAGCAAGAGCGTACGCTCTCGAAAACGCTCTCGCCATCGCGCTAGCGGCTCGCGAGGAGTCCGGATGCGCCCAACTCCTGGCAACGATGGCCCCATTACTGGACGAGCAGCAACGGGGCCACGCCCTCAACATCGTACTGACGATGCACGATGAACAACAGCTTGCAGATGCGGTGATCGCATTGATCCCGCTCTTGAACGCCGATCAGCGGGCCTGCAAGCTCGACGAAATCCTCCTCGCAGCTTCGACGATCGCCAACCCTCATCATCGCGCCAAACTGCTGACGACGTTAGCCCCTTCGCTCAACGAGCGGCAGCGAGACCTCGCCCTTGATGCCGCGTTCGACATCGAAAATGAATGTCGCCGTGCCCAGGCCTTATCAGGGCTGGCCCCCTTCCTGAACGAACACCAGCGTCGCCTCGCAGTCGACTCCGCACTGAGTATCAGCGATGCCCCCCCGCGTGCCAGCGCCTTAACCGCTCTGGCCGAAGGATTGAGCGAGCCGAATCGAGCCTGCATCCTCAACGACGCCCTGCTCACGGCTTCAACGATCGGTAATGAGCATACCCGCGTGGAGATCCTGGCGGCTTTGATTCCGGATTTGAGTGAACCGCAGCGAACCTCTGCGATTGCCGACGCGTCCGAAGCCGCCTCGGCAATCCCTGGTCCCTATAACCGCTTCCGGGCATTCAAGGCGCTGGCCGCCACGCTGGATGGCACGATGCGGGGCCGCGCCCTCGATGCGGCCCTCGTTGCAGCCTCGAGCATGCCCAGGGGCGAGCATCGCGTCACGACGTTAGCAACCCTGGCCCACGAGTTGGGCGACCAGCGACGCGTCCACGTTTTTGACGAGTCCATCGATGACGCGTTGAGCATCCCTGAAAAGCCGCAGCGAGCACGAACACTTGTGAAACTGGCCAACTGCTTGTGCGGTCCCTGGCAAGTTCGCGCCATCGACGAGGCCCTCATGACCGCCTCCGAGGTGCGCGGAGGTTACTTTCGCGGCTCGATCCTGCAGGAGCTGGCCCGGTTCCCGGAGCCTTCAATCCAGGCCCGTATCGCGGACCTGACCTGCTCCCTGGAAGATAGTGGAAGCTCCATTGAGGAATCAGCTGCGGTCCTCCCTCTCCTCACGGGGATGAATCGTGAGTCCGTATCAAAGCAGTACCGCCATCACTGGCCTTCCTACCTCCATGAACAAACCCGTTCTTGCTCTCCTCCACTCCTGAGAAGCGATCTGATTTCGCGCGTGTTCATGCAATATTTGGCGAGTCCCGAAGCGATCGATGGCCCACCATTGATGAAAGGGCTGGCAGAAACGATCGTAGCTGTAGGCCGGTGGTGGCCCTGA
- a CDS encoding esterase/lipase family protein, whose amino-acid sequence MSELVKVSEAGDDRVGDVVFVHGLGGNPRDYWMADPSKPGTFWPEWIAKDFPNLGVWSLGYDAAKFAWQGTAMPLVDRATHALALLDADEIGAKPIVFITHSMGGLLVKQMIRNGLDFGDVRWKAIADATRGICFISTPHTGADLANYVKFLTRFLATVAVKDLEANDPRLLELNRWYRNHAFTRFKTQAYCEKKVTGWKGLGVIVVDDRSADPGLPGVVPVPLDEDHLSICKPLSRDALLYKRVRRLVKECLINPR is encoded by the coding sequence ATGAGCGAGTTGGTCAAGGTTTCCGAAGCCGGCGACGACCGCGTCGGCGACGTCGTCTTCGTCCACGGCCTCGGCGGCAACCCACGCGACTACTGGATGGCCGACCCAAGTAAGCCGGGGACGTTCTGGCCCGAGTGGATCGCCAAGGACTTCCCAAACCTCGGCGTCTGGTCGCTGGGCTACGACGCCGCCAAGTTCGCCTGGCAGGGGACCGCAATGCCCCTGGTCGATCGGGCGACACACGCATTAGCCCTGCTGGACGCAGACGAGATCGGCGCGAAGCCCATCGTGTTCATTACCCACAGCATGGGCGGGCTGCTGGTCAAGCAGATGATCCGAAACGGCCTAGATTTCGGCGACGTACGCTGGAAAGCGATCGCCGATGCGACGAGAGGAATCTGCTTCATCTCCACACCCCATACAGGAGCCGACTTAGCCAATTACGTCAAGTTCCTCACACGTTTCCTGGCCACTGTCGCTGTCAAGGATCTCGAGGCGAACGATCCTCGCCTGCTCGAATTGAATCGGTGGTATCGCAATCACGCCTTCACCCGGTTCAAGACCCAAGCTTACTGCGAGAAGAAGGTCACGGGCTGGAAGGGCCTGGGCGTGATCGTCGTCGACGACCGCAGCGCCGACCCAGGCCTCCCCGGCGTCGTTCCGGTCCCGCTCGACGAGGACCACCTCTCCATCTGCAAGCCCCTCTCGCGAGACGCCCTGCTATACAAGCGGGTGCGACGGCTCGTGAAGGAGTGCCTGATAAACCCTCGGTGA
- a CDS encoding MBL fold metallo-hydrolase, giving the protein MSVEQVVPGLWQAKISFVNAFLLDDGRGDGLTVIDTGIPGSVPTILGAVESIGRKPGDVRRIFVTHCHSDHSGSLAELKRAVDAEAFMHPVDAALVRKGECIRPLHPAPGLFNWFVCKFLVGKAPTAVEPAEIEHDVNDGDTLPGGLRAIHVPGHCAGQIALLWPEHGGVLIAADTAANAFGLALSPLYEDLAEGRCSLAKLAALNFRTAVFGHGKPIPADASDKFAAKWPATS; this is encoded by the coding sequence ATGAGCGTCGAACAGGTGGTCCCCGGTTTGTGGCAGGCGAAGATCTCGTTCGTGAACGCGTTCCTCCTGGACGACGGCCGCGGCGACGGCCTGACGGTCATCGACACCGGTATCCCGGGGAGCGTGCCGACGATCCTGGGGGCGGTGGAATCGATCGGCCGGAAGCCTGGCGACGTGCGGCGGATCTTCGTCACGCACTGCCACAGCGACCACTCCGGCAGCCTCGCGGAGTTGAAGCGGGCCGTCGACGCGGAGGCGTTCATGCACCCCGTCGACGCCGCCCTCGTCCGCAAGGGCGAGTGCATCCGCCCCCTCCACCCCGCGCCGGGGCTGTTCAACTGGTTCGTCTGCAAGTTCCTGGTGGGGAAGGCCCCGACGGCCGTCGAGCCGGCCGAGATCGAGCACGACGTGAACGACGGCGACACGCTCCCCGGCGGCCTGCGCGCGATCCACGTCCCGGGCCATTGCGCCGGCCAGATCGCCTTGCTCTGGCCCGAACACGGCGGCGTCCTGATCGCCGCTGACACCGCCGCCAACGCCTTCGGCCTGGCCCTCAGCCCCCTCTACGAAGACCTCGCCGAAGGCCGTTGCAGCCTGGCGAAACTCGCCGCCCTCAACTTCCGAACCGCCGTCTTCGGCCACGGCAAACCGATCCCCGCCGACGCCTCCGACAAGTTCGCGGCGAAGTGGCCTGCGACGTCCTGA
- a CDS encoding dihydrodipicolinate synthase family protein: MLTGRTMAPTTSSTFRDVLNRGVVIPAMPLALNAARKLDERRQRALCRYYLEVGSGGLAVGVHTTQFAIREPAHGLFEPVLALAAEEMDRAQANRPEPIVRIGGICGRTAQATAEARTLRDLGYHAGLLSLAALARDDDHARLAHCREVAQAIPLVGFYLQEAVGGPKLSYDFWREFAEIPNVAAVKIAPFNRYRTLDVVRAVAESGREDVALYTGNDDQIVLDLLTPFRFDVAGRPVERRIVGGLLGHWSVWTLRAVELLRECRTLATGDSPIPADLFRKAVAVTDSNAAFFDAANGFAGCIAGLHEVLRRQGLLEGLWCLDPAESLSPGQAEEIDRVYQAYPELNDDAFVREHLDDWLA; this comes from the coding sequence ATGCTGACGGGACGAACGATGGCACCGACCACCTCCTCAACCTTCCGCGACGTCCTCAACCGAGGCGTCGTCATCCCCGCCATGCCGCTGGCGCTGAATGCCGCGCGAAAGCTGGACGAACGCCGCCAGCGGGCGCTGTGCCGCTATTACCTGGAGGTTGGTTCGGGGGGCCTGGCGGTCGGGGTCCACACAACGCAGTTCGCCATTCGCGAACCGGCGCACGGGCTGTTCGAGCCGGTGCTGGCCCTCGCCGCCGAGGAGATGGACCGGGCCCAGGCGAATCGCCCTGAGCCGATCGTCCGGATCGGCGGGATCTGCGGCCGGACCGCGCAGGCGACGGCCGAGGCCCGCACCCTCCGCGACCTGGGATACCACGCCGGCCTCCTCAGCCTGGCGGCCCTCGCCCGCGACGACGACCACGCGCGGCTGGCCCACTGCCGCGAAGTCGCCCAGGCGATCCCGCTCGTCGGCTTCTACCTCCAGGAGGCCGTCGGCGGGCCCAAACTCTCGTACGATTTCTGGCGCGAGTTCGCCGAGATCCCCAACGTCGCCGCCGTGAAGATCGCCCCGTTCAACCGGTATCGCACCCTCGACGTCGTCCGCGCCGTGGCCGAATCCGGGCGCGAGGACGTCGCCCTGTACACGGGCAACGACGACCAGATCGTCCTCGACCTGCTGACCCCCTTCCGGTTCGACGTGGCCGGCCGTCCCGTCGAGCGCCGGATCGTCGGCGGCCTGCTCGGCCACTGGTCGGTCTGGACCCTCCGCGCCGTCGAGCTGCTGCGGGAGTGCCGCACCCTCGCGACCGGCGACTCCCCCATCCCGGCCGACCTCTTCCGCAAGGCCGTCGCCGTCACCGACAGCAACGCCGCCTTCTTCGACGCCGCCAACGGCTTCGCCGGTTGCATCGCCGGCCTCCACGAAGTCCTCCGCCGCCAGGGCCTCCTGGAAGGCCTCTGGTGCCTCGACCCCGCCGAATCCCTCAGCCCCGGCCAGGCCGAGGAGATCGACCGCGTCTACCAGGCCTATCCCGAACTCAACGACGACGCCTTCGTCCGCGAACACCTCGACGATTGGCTGGCGTAG
- a CDS encoding NAD-dependent epimerase/dehydratase family protein, giving the protein MPSPADRLDSIRDVEHLEDLLSEPTPAVIEALARLDGDVLVLGVGGKMGPTLARMARRAFDEAGSRRRVIGVARFSDPSLAERLKGFGVETIAADLLDPAQVDRLPDAPNVVFMAGMKFGSTGQEPMTWAVNCLTPALAARRYRDSRVVAFSTGNVYGLTRPEQGGSKEEDAPDPRGEYAMSCLGRERIFQHFSLTQGTPTVLFRLNYAVEMRYGVLADLARKVYEGRPVGLAMGRLNAVWQGDANATALQSLELAASPARIVNATGPEILEVRHLAEVFGRLMDKPVTFEGAEAPDALLNDASRTIAQLGKPRIDIDRLMRWTADWIARGGQSLGKPTKFEVRDGRF; this is encoded by the coding sequence ATGCCGAGCCCAGCCGATCGCCTCGACTCGATCCGAGACGTCGAGCACCTGGAAGATCTCCTCAGCGAGCCGACGCCGGCGGTGATCGAGGCCCTCGCGCGGCTCGACGGCGACGTGCTCGTCCTGGGCGTCGGCGGCAAGATGGGGCCGACGCTCGCGCGGATGGCGAGGCGGGCGTTCGATGAGGCCGGGTCGCGACGACGGGTGATCGGCGTCGCCCGGTTCTCCGACCCGTCGCTCGCGGAGCGGCTGAAAGGGTTCGGCGTGGAGACGATCGCCGCCGACCTCCTCGACCCGGCCCAGGTCGACCGCCTTCCCGACGCGCCCAACGTCGTGTTCATGGCCGGGATGAAGTTCGGTTCGACGGGCCAGGAGCCGATGACCTGGGCCGTCAACTGCCTGACGCCCGCGCTGGCCGCCCGGCGCTATCGCGACAGCCGGGTCGTCGCCTTCTCCACGGGCAACGTCTACGGCCTGACCCGGCCGGAGCAGGGGGGCTCGAAGGAAGAAGACGCCCCCGACCCGCGCGGCGAGTACGCGATGAGCTGCCTGGGCCGCGAGCGTATCTTCCAGCACTTCAGCCTGACCCAGGGGACGCCGACGGTCCTCTTCCGCCTCAACTACGCCGTCGAGATGCGCTACGGCGTGCTGGCCGACCTCGCCCGCAAGGTGTACGAAGGCCGCCCCGTCGGCCTGGCGATGGGTCGACTCAACGCCGTCTGGCAGGGCGACGCCAACGCCACGGCCCTCCAATCCCTGGAGCTTGCCGCCAGCCCCGCGAGGATCGTCAACGCGACCGGCCCCGAGATCCTGGAAGTCCGCCACTTGGCCGAGGTGTTCGGCCGGCTCATGGACAAGCCGGTGACATTCGAGGGAGCCGAAGCCCCCGACGCCCTCCTGAACGACGCCAGCCGCACCATCGCCCAGTTGGGCAAGCCCCGCATCGATATCGACCGCCTGATGCGCTGGACGGCCGACTGGATCGCCCGCGGCGGCCAGTCGCTGGGCAAGCCGACGAAGTTCGAAGTCCGCGACGGACGGTTCTGA
- a CDS encoding zinc ribbon domain-containing protein: MHHDEWNNEDDDEWQEDEDDDGLDPCPYCGRDVFGDSVQCPHCGNYLSREDAPYERKPWWIIVGVIACLYVVYRWTF; this comes from the coding sequence ATGCACCACGACGAATGGAACAATGAAGACGACGACGAATGGCAAGAAGACGAGGACGACGACGGCCTCGACCCTTGCCCGTACTGCGGGCGCGACGTCTTCGGCGATTCGGTGCAGTGCCCTCACTGCGGGAATTACCTTTCGCGTGAGGACGCGCCCTACGAGCGGAAGCCGTGGTGGATCATCGTGGGGGTGATCGCCTGCTTGTACGTCGTCTACCGGTGGACGTTCTAA
- a CDS encoding type II toxin-antitoxin system VapC family toxin — protein MGDYFLDSSALVKRHVKEVGTRWVLLITAPKAGHSLYIARITAVEIFAAVSRRQGLSGAQSGAILGHFRRHLTQNRYNILETPPALIEKAMILARKRRLRAYDPVQLAAATEIDRLNREADLGPVTFVSADRELNAAAIAEGLIVEDPASHS, from the coding sequence GTGGGAGACTATTTCCTGGACTCCAGCGCGCTCGTCAAGCGGCACGTCAAAGAGGTTGGCACCCGCTGGGTGCTATTAATCACGGCCCCCAAAGCCGGGCATTCGCTTTACATCGCTCGCATTACGGCCGTCGAGATCTTCGCCGCGGTCAGCCGCAGGCAGGGCCTGTCCGGCGCCCAGTCCGGAGCCATTCTTGGACACTTCCGACGGCACTTGACGCAGAACCGCTACAACATCCTGGAAACACCTCCGGCCCTTATCGAGAAGGCCATGATCCTCGCCCGCAAGCGTCGATTGAGGGCCTACGACCCAGTTCAACTGGCCGCGGCAACTGAGATCGACCGCTTGAACCGCGAGGCAGACCTCGGCCCGGTGACGTTCGTCTCCGCAGATCGCGAATTGAACGCCGCCGCGATCGCCGAGGGACTCATCGTGGAAGATCCGGCAAGCCACTCCTGA